In Arcobacter ellisii, a genomic segment contains:
- a CDS encoding tetraacyldisaccharide 4'-kinase: protein MKQKFYLWIEEYLFFPNNFQKIISFLLLPLTFIYMLIILTKRAMAKQIEFGIPIISVGNIIVGGSGKTPVTINLASKYEDVCIILRGYGRASKGLQVVSLRGKILVDVKTSGDEAMLLANSLPKATVIVSENRVTAILKAKELACKIIFLDDGFSKYHISKFNILLRPKDEPTNIFCLPSGGYREPKGFYAQADIELLEGKDFKRVISIKKDGKISELPTKTILITAISKPKRLLEYLPKDIKMISFPDHYSFLKEDIDKIQNEYKEYVILTTGKDLVKLKEFNIKNLYLMDLEIEISKDVDFSLMNEYIESFNKGV, encoded by the coding sequence TTGAAACAAAAATTTTATTTATGGATTGAAGAGTATCTCTTCTTTCCAAATAACTTTCAAAAAATAATCTCTTTTTTATTATTACCTTTAACTTTTATTTATATGCTAATTATTCTTACAAAAAGAGCAATGGCAAAACAAATTGAGTTTGGAATACCAATAATTTCAGTAGGAAATATTATTGTTGGTGGAAGTGGAAAAACTCCAGTTACAATAAATCTTGCATCAAAATATGAAGATGTTTGTATTATTTTAAGAGGTTATGGAAGAGCTTCAAAAGGTTTACAAGTAGTAAGTTTAAGAGGTAAAATATTAGTTGATGTAAAAACAAGTGGCGATGAAGCTATGCTTTTAGCAAACTCTTTACCAAAAGCAACTGTAATAGTAAGTGAAAATAGAGTAACAGCTATTTTAAAAGCAAAAGAATTAGCTTGTAAAATTATATTTTTAGATGATGGTTTTTCAAAATATCATATTTCAAAATTTAATATTTTACTTCGACCAAAAGATGAACCTACAAATATCTTTTGTTTACCAAGTGGTGGATATAGAGAACCAAAAGGTTTTTATGCTCAAGCTGATATTGAACTACTTGAAGGAAAAGATTTTAAAAGAGTAATAAGTATAAAAAAAGATGGAAAAATATCTGAACTTCCAACTAAAACTATATTGATTACAGCTATTTCAAAACCAAAAAGATTACTTGAATATCTGCCAAAAGATATAAAAATGATAAGTTTTCCAGACCATTACTCTTTTTTAAAAGAGGATATTGATAAAATCCAAAATGAGTATAAAGAGTATGTTATTTTGACAACAGGAAAAGATTTAGTAAAATTAAAAGAGTTTAATATAAAAAATCTTTATTTAATGGATTTGGAAATAGAGATTTCAAAAGATGTAGATTTTTCTTTGATGAATGAATATATAGAGAGTTTTAACAAAGGAGTTTAA
- a CDS encoding 3'-5' exonuclease, translated as MPYYVLFDTETTGNQEEDRVIQFGAMIVDQKGKVEAFDEFCSSDIEIKLEAMEVHNITPDLIEGKPKANETNFYKRLEELNSNENYLIAHNISFDMGMIKKEGFVNQYQIIDTLRCAKHLFPELPYHRLQYIRYALELYKVEEIEAAKHNITIKAHDAIGDVLVMKLFLTKLVSKCREIYPDYNPIEKLVDLTKTPVFIKTFKFGKYKGKDVETVAKEDPSYLNWMRTSMELDEDLKYTLDKVLKS; from the coding sequence ATGCCATATTATGTACTATTTGATACAGAAACAACAGGAAACCAAGAAGAGGATAGAGTTATTCAATTTGGTGCAATGATTGTTGATCAAAAAGGTAAAGTTGAAGCTTTTGATGAATTTTGTTCAAGTGATATTGAAATAAAACTTGAAGCTATGGAAGTTCATAATATTACTCCTGATTTAATAGAAGGAAAACCAAAAGCAAATGAGACAAATTTTTATAAAAGATTAGAAGAGTTAAATTCAAATGAAAACTATTTAATCGCTCATAATATCTCTTTTGATATGGGAATGATAAAAAAAGAGGGATTTGTAAATCAATATCAAATCATTGATACTTTAAGATGCGCAAAACATCTATTCCCTGAACTTCCATATCACAGACTTCAATATATAAGATATGCCCTTGAACTTTATAAAGTTGAAGAAATAGAAGCAGCAAAACATAATATAACTATAAAAGCTCACGATGCAATTGGTGATGTTTTAGTTATGAAACTATTTTTGACAAAACTTGTATCAAAATGTAGAGAGATTTATCCTGATTATAATCCAATTGAAAAACTTGTAGATTTGACAAAAACTCCTGTATTTATCAAAACATTTAAGTTTGGAAAATACAAAGGTAAAGATGTTGAAACTGTGGCAAAAGAAGACCCAAGTTATTTAAACTGGATGAGAACAAGTATGGAACTTGATGAAGATTTAAAATATACTTTAGATAAAGTTTTAAAATCTTAA
- a CDS encoding ComEC/Rec2 family competence protein: MIIYKEKSKQIVTILFLFFIFLLNLSIEYSKYLDLIEEEIFETQVEVLNIYQKDDFDILKLKASNFDFFTSFPKDEKIDKFQILNIVFISKDISFLEYLKGFYTKTVYFDFLEKEEKFKDKIIKKINSNHQDKMISELFQALFLALPISKELRDICTNYGIAHVIALSGFHIVVLSFCIYWIVYFPYSFFHQKFFPYRNKRFDILIFTLIFLLYYLILTDIVPSLLRAFVMFCLGIYLLRSNIKIFSYMTLFYTFLIVIAFFPKYIFSLGFWFSIIAVFYIYLFMQYFKNLNKYFQLFFFNLWMFLIFNPIVHLFFPQTTIEQFLSIIITIAFTLFYPFEIVAHTFDFAIYFDEYIKNFLEYKFFVYEVKTPLYFFIVYLIFSFLSIFYKKAFYILNLLMILFNLFLYLRF; encoded by the coding sequence ATGATTATTTATAAAGAAAAAAGTAAACAAATTGTAACAATATTATTCTTATTTTTTATTTTCTTACTGAATCTTTCTATTGAATATAGTAAATATTTAGATTTGATTGAGGAAGAGATTTTTGAAACACAAGTAGAAGTTTTAAATATTTATCAAAAAGATGATTTTGATATTTTAAAATTAAAAGCTTCAAATTTTGATTTTTTTACAAGTTTTCCAAAAGATGAAAAGATAGATAAATTTCAGATTTTAAATATTGTTTTTATTTCTAAAGATATAAGTTTTTTAGAATATTTAAAAGGTTTTTATACAAAAACTGTATATTTTGATTTTTTAGAAAAAGAGGAAAAATTCAAAGATAAAATCATAAAAAAGATAAATTCAAATCATCAAGATAAAATGATAAGTGAACTTTTTCAAGCTCTTTTTTTAGCACTTCCAATTTCTAAAGAGTTAAGAGATATTTGTACAAATTATGGAATTGCTCATGTTATAGCTTTGAGTGGTTTTCATATAGTTGTACTCTCTTTTTGTATTTATTGGATTGTTTATTTTCCATATAGTTTTTTTCATCAGAAATTTTTCCCATATCGAAATAAAAGATTTGATATATTAATTTTTACTTTGATTTTTTTACTCTATTATTTGATTTTAACTGACATTGTTCCTTCGCTTTTGAGGGCTTTTGTAATGTTTTGTTTAGGTATTTATCTTCTTCGTTCTAATATAAAAATTTTTTCATATATGACACTTTTTTATACTTTTTTGATTGTAATTGCATTTTTTCCTAAATACATTTTCTCTTTAGGGTTTTGGTTTTCTATTATTGCTGTTTTTTACATATATTTATTTATGCAATATTTTAAAAATTTGAATAAATATTTTCAACTATTTTTTTTTAATCTTTGGATGTTTTTGATTTTTAATCCAATTGTCCATCTTTTTTTTCCTCAAACAACAATTGAACAATTTTTATCTATAATAATCACAATAGCTTTTACACTTTTTTATCCTTTTGAGATAGTTGCTCATACTTTTGATTTTGCAATATATTTTGATGAGTATATAAAAAATTTTTTAGAGTATAAATTTTTTGTCTATGAGGTAAAAACACCTTTATATTTTTTTATTGTTTATTTGATTTTTTCATTTTTATCAATATTTTATAAAAAGGCGTTTTATATTTTAAATTTGTTGATGATTTTATTTAATCTATTTTTATATTTAAGATTTTAA
- a CDS encoding TerB family tellurite resistance protein has protein sequence MELIVLAVVIVILFFIGKNYKTEEFKNINLKRKEIFQGDLLHHEAGLLVALMAKVAKADGKVSELEAELLKHTFNDISSHFENFEEIRNKLKSLYETEKQSFDNLVILSEKLYGLTRNDYNKRLKIMEYLINLAFIDKEFSNTEKMITEDISTALKIKKEDFDRLVSTFEAFYAQQASNKATSLEKAYEILESTPNDDAATLKKNYRNLVKKHHPDIISGQGAAQNIIDEATKKLQEINEAYEIIKKDRGL, from the coding sequence ATGGAATTAATAGTTTTAGCAGTTGTTATTGTTATTTTATTTTTTATTGGAAAAAATTATAAAACAGAAGAGTTCAAAAATATAAATTTAAAAAGAAAAGAGATTTTCCAAGGAGATTTATTACACCACGAAGCAGGACTTTTAGTAGCTTTAATGGCAAAAGTTGCAAAAGCTGATGGAAAAGTAAGTGAACTTGAAGCAGAACTTTTAAAACATACATTTAATGATATCTCAAGTCATTTTGAAAACTTTGAAGAGATAAGAAATAAATTAAAAAGTTTATATGAAACAGAAAAACAAAGTTTTGATAATTTAGTTATTTTAAGTGAAAAATTATATGGTTTAACAAGAAATGATTACAATAAACGTCTAAAAATTATGGAATATCTTATAAATTTAGCATTTATTGATAAAGAGTTTTCAAATACTGAAAAAATGATAACTGAAGATATTTCAACAGCATTAAAAATAAAAAAAGAGGATTTTGATAGATTAGTTTCAACTTTTGAAGCTTTTTATGCTCAACAAGCTTCAAATAAAGCTACAAGTTTAGAAAAAGCTTATGAAATTTTAGAATCAACACCAAATGATGATGCAGCAACTTTAAAGAAAAATTATAGAAATTTAGTAAAAAAACATCATCCTGATATTATTTCAGGGCAGGGTGCAGCACAAAATATTATTGATGAAGCAACAAAAAAACTTCAAGAGATAAATGAAGCATATGAGATAATCAAAAAAGATAGAGGTTTATAA
- a CDS encoding (2Fe-2S)-binding protein, producing MLNFPKTYEVCNCKKVTIAQIEDVIINQNAKTLRDIQDLTTAGTDCRNCIFEETDFGKVKKKIYCKDILNSVKEGF from the coding sequence TTGTTAAATTTTCCAAAAACTTATGAAGTGTGTAATTGTAAAAAAGTTACAATTGCACAAATTGAAGATGTAATAATTAATCAAAATGCTAAAACTCTTAGAGACATTCAAGACCTTACAACTGCTGGAACGGATTGTAGAAATTGTATATTTGAAGAAACTGATTTTGGAAAAGTTAAAAAAAAGATATATTGTAAAGATATCTTAAATAGTGTAAAAGAAGGATTTTAA
- a CDS encoding NAD+ synthase, whose protein sequence is MIIWEKIKQDLIFFLKDEVAKTGLNKVTVGLSGGLDSAVVAILCKEAFGDNLNCVLMPSQFSSKSSTEHAIEVCEKFNIKYEIISIEPMVSAFIKNMDEDKLRIGNFSARMRMSVLYDVSSREKSLVVGTSNRSEILLGYGTIFGDIACAINPIGEIYKSDEFEFAKYLGVPESILGKAPSADLWEGQSDEEELGHTYKEMDDLLKAMIDENKSKDELLKLGFEETFIDKISYRVKANAFKGKLPTIAKIRWN, encoded by the coding sequence ATGATAATTTGGGAAAAAATTAAGCAAGATTTAATCTTCTTTTTAAAAGATGAAGTTGCTAAAACAGGTCTAAATAAAGTTACTGTTGGATTATCTGGTGGTTTAGATTCAGCTGTTGTTGCTATTTTATGTAAAGAGGCTTTTGGTGATAATTTGAATTGTGTTCTTATGCCATCACAATTTTCATCAAAAAGCTCAACAGAACATGCAATTGAAGTTTGTGAGAAATTTAACATCAAATATGAAATTATCTCAATAGAACCAATGGTTAGTGCTTTTATAAAAAATATGGATGAAGACAAATTAAGAATTGGGAATTTTTCGGCAAGAATGAGAATGTCAGTTTTATATGATGTATCTTCAAGAGAAAAGTCACTTGTTGTTGGAACTTCAAATAGAAGTGAAATATTATTAGGTTATGGAACAATTTTTGGAGATATTGCCTGTGCAATTAATCCAATTGGAGAAATCTATAAAAGTGATGAGTTTGAATTTGCAAAATATTTAGGTGTCCCTGAATCTATTTTAGGAAAAGCTCCAAGTGCTGATTTATGGGAAGGTCAAAGTGATGAAGAAGAACTTGGGCATACTTATAAAGAGATGGATGATTTATTAAAAGCAATGATTGATGAAAATAAATCAAAAGATGAGTTATTAAAACTTGGTTTTGAAGAAACATTTATTGATAAAATAAGTTATAGAGTAAAAGCAAATGCTTTTAAGGGAAAATTACCAACAATAGCAAAAATAAGGTGGAATTAA
- the ovoA gene encoding 5-histidylcysteine sulfoxide synthase, whose translation MNYIKSSVNLTTGTIKEKREEIKKQFLQTYELDEKLFDLLKDKEFLYQQPNRLRHPLIFYYGHTATFFINKLVLANILKNRVNKDFESIFAIGVDEMSWDDLNSNNYKWPTFEEIKEYRKKVKEIVLDLIENIEFSIPINWDCAMWIILMGIEHENIHIETSSVLLRELDIKYLIEDEIFEYSNEFSKEYPKNELLDVKGADVILQKDRNNPVFYGWDNEFSYHKTFIKDFQASKYLVSNGEFLEFVKEDGYNKPEFFSSEGKEWLGYTNAKHPTFWIKKDEEYFLREINRVVPLPLNYPVDVNLYEAEAFCKYKSQKLGFEVRLPSEDEYYRLYDFVNAQEKEANIGLKFFNQTPVDKYKFDDFYDVVGNVWQWSLTPIYPFDDFVTHPIYDDFTTPTFDDRHALIKGGSFISLGNETLRSARYAFRKHFFQHAGFRYVKSSNEYRTKLNDNVYETDELISLYCDFHYGSENFGVKNFCLNSVELLKPYLKDIKTSKALDLGCSVGRASFELAKIYDEVLGIDFSANFINVGVKLKLYDSLIYKVKKEGEIFDEKSVSLKDFDLEKIKDKVTFMQGDACNLKDIYTGYDLVFCSNLIDRLYYPQKFLEDVPSRVNKDGLLVILSPYTWLEEYTPKSNWLGGFIKDNKEVTTLDSLKENLLGQFELLDIIDVPFVIKETNRKYQHTISQMSIWKKR comes from the coding sequence ATGAATTATATAAAAAGTAGCGTAAATTTAACTACGGGCACGATAAAAGAAAAAAGAGAAGAGATTAAAAAACAGTTTTTACAGACTTACGAATTAGATGAAAAACTCTTTGATTTATTAAAAGACAAAGAGTTTTTATATCAACAACCAAATAGACTTAGACATCCATTAATTTTTTATTATGGACATACTGCAACATTTTTTATAAATAAATTAGTTTTAGCAAATATTTTAAAAAATAGAGTAAATAAGGATTTTGAATCGATATTTGCAATTGGTGTTGATGAAATGAGTTGGGATGATTTAAACTCTAATAATTACAAATGGCCAACTTTTGAAGAGATAAAAGAGTATAGAAAAAAAGTAAAAGAGATAGTTTTAGATTTGATTGAAAATATAGAGTTTTCAATTCCTATAAACTGGGATTGTGCTATGTGGATTATTTTGATGGGAATAGAACACGAAAATATTCATATAGAAACAAGTTCAGTTTTACTTCGAGAACTTGATATTAAATATTTAATAGAAGATGAAATTTTTGAGTATTCAAATGAATTTTCAAAAGAGTATCCAAAAAATGAACTTCTTGATGTAAAAGGAGCAGATGTAATTTTACAAAAAGATAGAAATAATCCAGTTTTTTATGGTTGGGACAATGAATTTTCATATCACAAAACTTTTATAAAAGATTTTCAAGCTTCAAAATATCTTGTTTCAAATGGAGAGTTTTTAGAGTTTGTAAAAGAGGATGGTTATAATAAACCTGAATTTTTCTCAAGTGAAGGAAAAGAGTGGTTAGGTTACACAAATGCAAAACATCCAACATTTTGGATAAAAAAAGATGAGGAGTATTTTTTAAGGGAAATTAATAGAGTAGTTCCACTTCCACTTAATTATCCAGTTGATGTGAATCTTTATGAAGCTGAAGCTTTTTGTAAATATAAAAGTCAAAAGTTAGGTTTTGAAGTGAGACTTCCAAGTGAAGATGAATATTATAGACTTTATGATTTTGTAAATGCCCAAGAAAAAGAGGCAAATATTGGATTGAAGTTTTTCAATCAAACTCCAGTAGATAAATATAAATTTGATGATTTTTATGATGTTGTTGGAAATGTTTGGCAATGGAGTTTAACACCAATTTATCCTTTTGATGATTTTGTAACTCATCCAATTTATGATGATTTTACAACTCCAACTTTTGATGATAGACATGCACTTATAAAAGGTGGGTCGTTTATTAGTTTAGGAAATGAGACTTTAAGAAGCGCAAGATATGCCTTTAGAAAACATTTTTTCCAACACGCAGGATTTAGATATGTAAAATCTTCAAATGAATATAGAACAAAACTAAATGATAATGTTTATGAAACAGATGAATTAATCTCTTTATATTGTGATTTTCATTATGGAAGTGAAAATTTTGGAGTTAAAAACTTTTGTTTAAATTCAGTAGAACTTTTAAAACCATATTTAAAAGATATAAAAACTTCAAAAGCCCTTGATTTAGGTTGTTCTGTTGGAAGAGCATCTTTTGAGTTAGCTAAAATTTATGATGAAGTTTTAGGAATAGATTTTTCTGCAAACTTTATAAATGTTGGAGTTAAACTAAAACTTTATGATTCTTTGATTTATAAAGTAAAAAAAGAGGGTGAAATTTTTGATGAAAAATCAGTTTCTTTAAAAGATTTTGATTTAGAAAAAATAAAAGATAAAGTAACTTTTATGCAAGGTGATGCTTGTAATTTAAAAGATATTTATACAGGTTATGATTTAGTATTTTGTTCAAATTTAATAGATAGATTATATTATCCTCAAAAATTTTTAGAAGATGTTCCTTCTAGAGTAAATAAAGATGGTTTACTTGTAATTTTAAGTCCATATACTTGGCTTGAAGAGTACACTCCAAAAAGCAATTGGCTTGGTGGATTTATAAAAGATAATAAAGAAGTTACTACTTTGGATTCTTTAAAAGAGAATCTTTTAGGTCAATTTGAATTACTTGATATCATTGATGTTCCATTTGTAATTAAAGAGACAAATAGAAAATATCAACATACTATTTCTCAAATGAGTATTTGGAAAAAGAGATAG
- the tatB gene encoding Sec-independent protein translocase protein TatB: MFGMGFMEILIIAIIAIIALGPDKLPDAMVQIAKFIRKFKTGLEDAKSTLDNELNVSEMKAEANKFKSQIEETKASLSIESKIDLGLNDILKDDLTNDSSKNETNEKIEKVSFKKEKLEKKEENA, encoded by the coding sequence ATGTTTGGAATGGGCTTTATGGAAATTTTAATAATTGCAATAATCGCAATTATCGCATTAGGACCTGACAAATTACCTGATGCAATGGTTCAAATTGCAAAATTTATCAGAAAATTTAAAACAGGTCTTGAAGACGCAAAATCAACTTTAGATAATGAATTAAATGTTTCAGAAATGAAAGCCGAAGCAAATAAGTTTAAATCACAAATAGAAGAGACTAAAGCTTCTTTATCAATAGAATCAAAAATTGATTTAGGTTTAAATGATATTTTAAAGGATGATTTAACTAATGATTCATCAAAAAATGAAACAAATGAAAAAATAGAAAAAGTTTCATTCAAAAAAGAAAAATTAGAGAAAAAAGAGGAAAATGCTTAA
- a CDS encoding DegT/DnrJ/EryC1/StrS family aminotransferase — protein MGKNIAIYKATIDNDEFNQIKSVLDSKNDLSKVLEFEDGIRKYIGAKYAIATATSTAAIHLALSAIKLKRGDKILMSVNSFINLPEVVRHFDAEPIFIDINMEDMNIDIDKFEEALAANDSKKLRGAIITFIGGQAPDLDRIYDIAHKYGIILIEDCRASLGTTYKGKKVGNLRADMTIFSTNPSPSKYAISRSGVIVTNNEEIANRAKLLRTHALTTAYDSYGNLDYVYDVVDIGHKYDLSELDAAYSLAQLNKTDKFIKRRKEIAKLYEKRLSNVKHITILPHKDEHIFTQFIIKISRNRDAFARALKERGVATGLNYIPLHLLSYYKTKYSIKITAFPNALNNYQQILSLPIYAGLSDEDVNYVCDQVIEVASQWV, from the coding sequence ATGGGAAAAAATATTGCAATATATAAAGCAACAATTGATAATGATGAATTTAATCAAATCAAATCAGTTTTAGATTCAAAAAATGATTTATCAAAAGTTTTAGAGTTTGAAGATGGAATAAGAAAGTATATTGGTGCAAAATATGCTATTGCAACTGCTACATCAACAGCTGCAATTCATCTAGCTTTAAGTGCTATAAAACTTAAAAGAGGTGACAAAATTTTAATGTCAGTAAACTCTTTTATAAATTTACCTGAAGTTGTAAGACATTTTGATGCAGAACCTATTTTTATTGATATCAATATGGAAGATATGAATATTGATATTGATAAGTTTGAAGAGGCTCTTGCAGCTAATGATTCTAAAAAACTAAGAGGTGCAATTATTACTTTTATTGGTGGTCAAGCTCCTGATTTAGATAGAATTTATGATATAGCTCACAAATATGGAATCATTTTAATCGAAGATTGTAGAGCCTCTTTAGGAACAACTTATAAAGGTAAAAAGGTTGGAAATTTAAGAGCTGATATGACAATTTTTTCAACAAATCCTTCTCCTTCAAAATATGCAATTAGTAGATCGGGAGTTATTGTTACAAATAATGAAGAGATTGCAAATCGTGCAAAACTTTTAAGAACACATGCACTTACAACAGCTTATGATAGTTATGGAAACTTAGATTATGTTTATGATGTTGTTGATATTGGTCATAAATATGATTTATCTGAATTAGATGCTGCTTATTCATTGGCACAATTAAATAAAACAGATAAATTTATCAAAAGAAGAAAAGAGATTGCAAAACTTTATGAAAAAAGATTATCAAATGTAAAACATATTACGATTTTACCACATAAAGATGAGCATATTTTTACACAATTTATTATAAAAATTTCAAGAAATAGAGATGCTTTTGCAAGAGCTTTAAAAGAAAGAGGAGTTGCAACTGGACTTAATTACATCCCTTTACATCTTTTATCTTATTATAAAACAAAATATTCTATTAAAATTACAGCATTTCCTAATGCTTTAAATAATTATCAACAAATCTTATCACTTCCTATTTATGCTGGACTTAGTGATGAAGATGTAAATTATGTATGTGACCAAGTAATCGAAGTTGCATCACAATGGGTTTAA
- the tatC gene encoding twin-arginine translocase subunit TatC: MFEDLKPHIADLRKRLVISSLTVIAMFFVCFSFYEPILTWMMVPVEAALPANSQMVAVEIQETFFTALKVAFFAGFIVSLPVIFWQLWLFLAPGLYDHEKKLVVPFVFFATLMFLMGASFAYYVVVPVGFNFLIAFGSAVVTVLPSIGAYVGFFTKLLIGFGISFELPVITFFLAKIGIVDDKMLKDFFKYAIVFIFIIAALLTPPDVISQLLMAAPLTLLYGVSIYIAKVFNPAPKEEEEEEE; this comes from the coding sequence ATGTTTGAAGATTTAAAACCCCATATTGCTGACTTAAGAAAAAGATTAGTAATCTCAAGTTTAACTGTTATTGCAATGTTTTTTGTTTGTTTCTCTTTTTATGAACCAATTTTAACTTGGATGATGGTACCTGTTGAAGCAGCACTTCCTGCAAACTCACAAATGGTTGCAGTTGAAATTCAAGAGACATTCTTTACAGCTTTGAAAGTAGCATTTTTTGCAGGTTTTATAGTTTCACTTCCTGTTATATTTTGGCAATTATGGTTATTTCTAGCTCCAGGACTTTATGACCATGAAAAAAAACTTGTAGTTCCATTTGTATTTTTTGCAACTTTAATGTTTTTAATGGGAGCTTCTTTTGCTTATTATGTTGTAGTTCCTGTTGGATTTAATTTTTTAATTGCTTTTGGTTCTGCTGTTGTTACAGTTCTTCCAAGTATTGGTGCTTATGTTGGTTTCTTTACTAAATTATTGATTGGTTTTGGAATCTCTTTCGAGTTACCTGTTATTACTTTCTTTTTAGCAAAAATTGGAATCGTTGATGATAAAATGCTAAAAGATTTCTTTAAATATGCAATTGTATTTATATTTATTATTGCAGCTTTATTAACTCCACCTGATGTTATTAGCCAATTATTAATGGCAGCTCCATTGACTTTACTTTATGGAGTTTCTATTTATATAGCAAAAGTATTTAATCCTGCTCCAAAAGAAGAAGAGGAAGAGGAAGAATAA
- a CDS encoding (2Fe-2S)-binding protein: MARSFPHSFVVCTCKHVTLGEIIYSIKEKGATTLDDLGNLTDAGTCCKSCQNSQSDIGVEKMELYLEEILNKFNKE; the protein is encoded by the coding sequence ATGGCTAGAAGTTTTCCACACTCTTTTGTGGTTTGTACTTGTAAACATGTAACTTTAGGTGAGATTATTTACTCAATCAAAGAAAAAGGTGCAACAACTCTTGATGATTTAGGAAATTTAACAGATGCTGGAACTTGTTGTAAATCTTGCCAAAATTCACAAAGTGATATTGGTGTTGAAAAAATGGAACTATATTTAGAAGAGATTTTAAATAAATTTAATAAAGAATAA
- the queA gene encoding tRNA preQ1(34) S-adenosylmethionine ribosyltransferase-isomerase QueA: MLDPLKTSSYDYDLPKELIATKPVSPADSARLLVYNRKEKKITHTIFKNLMEVLPPDLSIFLNDTKVIKARIFGEKESGGKVELLLNKPLFMDRYLVMIRGKVKIGTKLFFDEDLIAEVIELNEDGTRVVKFFKKEKNLDFLELVDILNKIGHLPLPPYMNREDEKEDEKDYQTLFAKNYGAVAAPTASLHFTPELLEKINNKYDVNYLTLHVGAGTFKPVDVDEILNHPMHSEYFEIGIEAKKALDNAKKVLAVGTTVTRTVEYYARTNKIQGECDLFLNPSNQPIKVDYLLTNFHLPKSTLIMLIASFVGLEKTLEIYQEAIKEKYRFYSYGDGMLII; this comes from the coding sequence TTGCTAGACCCATTAAAAACTTCGAGTTATGATTACGATTTACCAAAAGAGTTAATCGCAACAAAACCAGTAAGTCCAGCAGATAGTGCTAGACTTTTGGTTTACAATAGAAAAGAAAAGAAAATCACCCACACAATATTTAAAAACCTTATGGAAGTTTTACCTCCTGATTTATCAATCTTTTTAAATGACACAAAAGTTATAAAAGCTAGGATTTTTGGAGAAAAAGAATCTGGTGGAAAAGTTGAACTTTTATTAAATAAACCTCTTTTTATGGATAGATATCTTGTAATGATAAGAGGTAAAGTAAAAATAGGAACAAAACTATTTTTTGATGAAGATTTGATTGCAGAAGTAATTGAATTAAATGAAGATGGAACAAGAGTTGTTAAATTTTTCAAAAAAGAAAAAAACTTAGATTTTTTAGAACTTGTTGATATTTTAAATAAAATTGGTCATCTTCCACTTCCTCCTTATATGAATAGAGAAGATGAAAAAGAGGATGAGAAAGATTACCAAACTTTATTTGCTAAAAATTATGGAGCAGTTGCAGCTCCTACAGCTTCACTTCATTTTACACCTGAATTATTAGAAAAAATAAATAATAAATATGATGTAAATTATCTAACATTACATGTTGGAGCTGGAACTTTCAAACCTGTTGATGTGGATGAGATTTTAAATCATCCAATGCATAGTGAATATTTTGAAATAGGAATAGAAGCTAAAAAAGCTTTAGATAATGCAAAAAAAGTTTTAGCAGTTGGTACAACAGTAACTAGAACAGTTGAATACTATGCAAGAACAAATAAAATACAAGGTGAATGTGATTTGTTTTTAAATCCATCAAATCAACCAATAAAAGTTGATTATTTACTAACAAACTTTCATTTACCAAAATCTACACTAATTATGCTTATTGCATCTTTTGTAGGATTAGAAAAAACACTTGAAATTTACCAAGAAGCTATAAAAGAAAAATATAGATTTTACTCTTATGGTGATGGTATGTTAATAATTTAA
- a CDS encoding PLDc N-terminal domain-containing protein, with product MMGIIISSFMMIFVFFTFILYVYILIDILKHEFTGYNKIIWILVLIFFPILGAILYLIFGRGQRIKK from the coding sequence ATGATGGGTATTATAATTTCATCTTTTATGATGATATTCGTATTTTTTACTTTTATTTTGTATGTCTATATCTTAATCGATATTTTAAAACATGAATTTACAGGTTATAATAAAATTATTTGGATTTTAGTATTAATATTTTTTCCAATTTTAGGAGCAATTTTATATCTGATTTTTGGAAGAGGGCAAAGAATAAAAAAGTAG